The following coding sequences are from one Leptolyngbya sp. NIES-3755 window:
- a CDS encoding HNH endonuclease (similar to AA sequence:cyanobase_aa:PCC7424_3306), whose amino-acid sequence MYFQGLVKPTNTTMSNYVFLIDANKKRMNPIHPAHAQKLMDAGKAAVFRRFPFTLIMNRVVENIVTYPLKLKIDPGSKVTGISLVNDQDQVIWGMELEHRGNTIKSNLDSRRSVRRGRRNRNTRYRKPRFLNRKRSKGWLAPSLMHRVLTTETWVKRLIKFAPVTEIVQELVRFDLQKMENPEISGAEYQQGTLHGYEIREYLLNKWGRKCTYCGKSDVPLQVEHIQAKANGGSDRISNLCLACEPCNLRKGTQDIKDFLKIKSDLLFRILRQAKAPLKDAAAVNSTRWKLYETLKETGIPVSTGSGGKTKFNRIKLGLEKAHWIDAACVGNVEKLTILTTRILRVKATGMGGRQKCQTDKYGYPQKHRPLKPIHGFCTGDIVKVQIPKGVNKGNYIARLCPYSDGNGEIYPRSGKKRIGIKLKYIVKAIHRKDGYSYA is encoded by the coding sequence TTGTACTTTCAAGGACTGGTCAAACCGACCAATACAACTATGAGTAACTACGTTTTCTTAATTGATGCCAACAAAAAAAGAATGAATCCCATTCATCCCGCCCATGCTCAAAAGCTAATGGATGCAGGTAAAGCAGCAGTTTTCAGACGATTTCCTTTCACCTTGATCATGAATCGGGTTGTCGAAAACATAGTTACATATCCACTGAAACTCAAGATTGATCCGGGTTCTAAAGTGACAGGTATCTCACTTGTCAATGATCAAGATCAAGTGATTTGGGGAATGGAACTTGAACATCGAGGTAACACGATCAAAAGTAATTTGGATAGCAGAAGATCTGTTCGTAGAGGTAGAAGAAATCGAAATACTAGATATCGTAAACCTCGATTTCTTAACAGAAAAAGATCGAAAGGATGGCTTGCACCATCACTAATGCACCGAGTTTTAACAACTGAAACATGGGTAAAAAGATTGATTAAATTCGCACCTGTAACTGAAATTGTTCAAGAACTTGTACGCTTTGATCTTCAGAAAATGGAAAACCCTGAAATTTCCGGTGCTGAATATCAGCAAGGAACTTTGCATGGATATGAAATTCGTGAATATCTTCTGAACAAATGGGGTAGAAAATGTACTTATTGCGGTAAGTCTGATGTTCCTTTGCAAGTAGAACATATTCAAGCAAAAGCAAACGGTGGAAGCGACCGCATTTCCAATCTATGCTTGGCTTGCGAACCTTGCAATTTAAGAAAAGGAACGCAAGATATCAAAGACTTTTTGAAGATAAAATCAGACCTTCTTTTTCGTATTTTGAGACAAGCAAAAGCGCCGTTAAAAGATGCTGCTGCTGTTAACTCTACCCGATGGAAACTGTATGAAACTTTGAAAGAAACAGGTATTCCGGTATCAACCGGAAGTGGAGGAAAAACCAAATTTAACCGCATCAAACTTGGACTTGAAAAAGCTCATTGGATCGATGCTGCTTGTGTTGGAAACGTTGAAAAATTGACAATTCTAACCACTCGAATTTTGCGAGTCAAAGCAACAGGAATGGGAGGTCGCCAAAAATGTCAAACCGATAAATACGGATATCCTCAAAAGCACAGACCACTTAAACCAATTCACGGTTTTTGTACTGGAGATATCGTCAAGGTTCAGATTCCAAAAGGTGTAAACAAAGGTAATTACATCGCTCGATTGTGTCCATACAGCGATGGAAATGGTGAAATCTACCCACGCTCAGGAAAGAAACGGATTGGCATCAAACTCAAATACATTGTCAAAGCAATTCATAGAAAAGATGGCTACAGCTATGCGTAA
- a CDS encoding hypothetical protein (similar to AA sequence:cyanobase_aa:LBDG_A0160), whose product MNYPDRLKLIYLESEHPEYTASKDLYVQLTHLTQGGVLLEQNKERYLPKRAGETDEIYKTRLNKFTYTNVTSSALTQQVTKLSSGAYTINGLEANQSFWTSFREDVNCNGLSELQLLQKLFRDALVYKKLFVHVDKPRTTVQPRNKLEEERLNIRPYLTIYSACEVIDWVENNNALQMVKVKQFSQHRETLLSPPIDKVTYTIITAEMILRYSALVRLVKGKIVALLDTEGKELSLVDEDTSIQIDYPPILHRFGTLPVFKFELPDELWAGNQIYLKAKEHLVLDNVRFDMASMAYVQRILTPQITPESDLTQTYTEGETILSGNPFILKAADFKFAELKGDVLNTLTSLLADLEAQVKDTLSLGGMSADKRAIEQSGVSKKLDFALQELVLRSYGSLLLDFYQNVLQAVGKATGQSNESVSSISASGFTSFDLDNADELIVKALDLLRLQNFLTPTTFRLFAQQLNRALVPNASAEEQALIDKDLESKSLELSASSLNPELLTVSTTADT is encoded by the coding sequence ATGAATTACCCCGATCGATTAAAGCTAATCTATCTAGAAAGTGAACATCCAGAGTACACCGCCTCAAAAGATCTCTATGTTCAACTCACTCATTTAACTCAAGGGGGTGTCCTGCTTGAGCAAAATAAAGAGCGGTATCTACCTAAAAGAGCAGGCGAAACTGATGAGATTTACAAAACGCGCCTGAATAAGTTCACTTACACCAATGTCACGTCTAGCGCCCTTACTCAGCAAGTGACTAAGCTTAGTAGCGGTGCTTATACGATTAATGGCTTAGAAGCGAATCAGTCTTTCTGGACCTCCTTTAGAGAAGATGTAAACTGTAATGGGCTTTCAGAGTTACAGCTGCTTCAGAAACTCTTTCGAGATGCGTTGGTTTATAAAAAGCTCTTTGTTCACGTTGATAAACCCAGGACAACTGTACAGCCTCGTAACAAGCTTGAAGAAGAGCGGCTTAACATTCGACCCTATCTCACGATTTACTCTGCTTGTGAAGTGATCGATTGGGTTGAGAACAATAACGCCCTTCAAATGGTCAAAGTCAAACAGTTCTCACAGCATCGAGAAACGTTACTCAGTCCTCCAATTGATAAAGTTACTTATACGATCATCACCGCTGAAATGATTCTGAGGTACTCAGCCTTAGTTCGACTCGTCAAAGGTAAGATCGTCGCCCTTCTAGATACAGAAGGAAAGGAACTTTCACTTGTAGACGAAGACACATCCATACAGATCGATTACCCTCCGATTCTGCATAGGTTTGGTACGTTGCCTGTATTCAAGTTCGAGTTACCGGATGAACTTTGGGCAGGAAATCAAATCTACCTCAAAGCAAAAGAACATTTAGTTCTCGATAATGTTCGATTTGACATGGCTTCAATGGCTTATGTGCAAAGAATACTCACGCCTCAAATCACGCCTGAATCGGATCTTACCCAAACTTACACCGAAGGAGAAACCATTCTCTCAGGCAATCCTTTCATTTTAAAAGCTGCCGACTTCAAGTTCGCTGAGCTAAAAGGAGATGTCCTCAATACATTAACTTCTCTCCTTGCAGATTTAGAAGCACAAGTGAAAGATACACTCAGCCTTGGAGGAATGTCAGCAGATAAAAGAGCGATCGAACAAAGTGGAGTCTCAAAGAAACTAGATTTCGCACTACAAGAATTGGTCTTGAGATCCTATGGTTCTCTCTTACTTGACTTCTACCAAAATGTTTTACAGGCGGTAGGAAAAGCAACTGGACAATCGAATGAAAGTGTCAGTAGTATATCGGCTTCTGGATTTACCAGTTTCGACTTAGATAATGCAGATGAATTGATTGTTAAAGCACTTGATCTTTTGAGACTGCAAAACTTCCTTACCCCAACCACATTTCGTTTATTCGCTCAACAACTCAATCGAGCTTTAGTTCCCAATGCCAGTGCAGAAGAACAAGCCCTCATTGATAAAGATCTTGAATCTAAATCTCTAGAGCTATCGGCAAGCTCGTTAAACCCCGAACTGCTCACCGTCAGCACAACGGCGGACACCTAA
- a CDS encoding unknown protein (similar to AA sequence:cyanobase_aa:asl7669): MTPEDQQALNAHVQAIAKILYNDADKSQITNLAEIEAMVRTQVQQHVTPGLGSFLSQQLPPQLKATRDG; the protein is encoded by the coding sequence ATGACTCCTGAAGACCAACAAGCGCTGAATGCCCATGTTCAAGCGATTGCAAAAATCTTGTACAACGATGCTGACAAAAGCCAGATAACGAATTTGGCAGAAATCGAAGCGATGGTGCGAACTCAAGTGCAACAGCACGTCACACCAGGATTAGGGAGTTTTTTATCACAGCAGTTACCGCCACAACTGAAGGCTACCCGCGACGGTTGA
- a CDS encoding hypothetical protein (similar to AA sequence:cyanobase_aa:Cyan7425_5027), which produces MSPYLEACCLRASATVSYARAERDIAVYTGMRVSAKTQQRLVQRQPWEELEPEAPEPILEISIDGGNVKLTSGTQDEPDWRQYKAVRINGKGESRAWFQDNEALVATVSARPMAEVVVCLGDGHDGIWNLHQQIVALSEQRIEILDWYHLKENLFKLSSDEIDREQIEAQLWKGDVSAALAQLAACPSDEAERFCNYLLKHQHRIVNYDYYAAEELCSIGSGAVESLVKQIDQRLQIVGGRWKAEHIPKVLAQRCAYLNEQLNPTTSILSRR; this is translated from the coding sequence ATGAGTCCTTACTTGGAAGCGTGCTGTTTGAGAGCGAGTGCAACGGTTTCCTATGCCCGCGCAGAACGAGACATCGCGGTGTATACAGGAATGCGCGTCAGCGCCAAAACGCAACAACGATTAGTCCAGCGACAACCGTGGGAAGAACTTGAACCCGAAGCGCCAGAGCCGATTCTGGAAATCAGTATTGATGGCGGCAATGTGAAGTTAACCAGTGGCACTCAAGACGAACCGGACTGGCGACAGTACAAAGCCGTTCGCATCAATGGCAAGGGAGAAAGTCGAGCTTGGTTTCAGGACAATGAGGCATTGGTCGCAACAGTGAGCGCGCGTCCGATGGCAGAGGTCGTTGTCTGTCTGGGCGATGGACACGACGGCATCTGGAACTTGCATCAGCAGATCGTCGCGTTGAGCGAGCAACGGATTGAGATTCTCGATTGGTATCATCTCAAGGAGAACTTGTTCAAGTTATCGAGCGACGAAATCGACCGAGAACAGATAGAAGCTCAGTTATGGAAAGGAGATGTGAGCGCTGCTCTAGCCCAATTAGCGGCGTGTCCCTCCGATGAGGCAGAGCGGTTTTGCAACTATCTGCTGAAGCATCAACATCGGATTGTGAACTACGACTACTACGCGGCTGAGGAGCTATGTTCGATTGGGTCAGGAGCCGTGGAATCGTTGGTCAAACAAATTGATCAACGGTTGCAGATTGTTGGAGGTCGGTGGAAAGCGGAGCATATTCCGAAAGTGCTGGCACAACGCTGTGCTTATCTCAATGAGCAACTGAATCCCACGACATCTATTCTCTCAAGAAGGTGA